Proteins encoded in a region of the Sulfurospirillum arsenophilum NBRC 109478 genome:
- a CDS encoding response regulator transcription factor, producing the protein MRESLSLLLVEDDHSLNEELGIFLSDFFDTIDSFYTAEEAYVKYLTTSYDLIITDIQLPNQNGLALVEKIKKKNPSQMVIVISAYKEVDYFLKSIDLGIYSFLTKPFDSQLLINTMIKVTNQLQHTKVKSDTTTVLLHEGVSFDLKTKSLHVKDVQQELTAKEELLLFILVKNVNAFVRNEQLAQEIWQSDEVNNSTLRALVKRVRDKLGYDDCITNLKNRGYKLTAHLS; encoded by the coding sequence GTGCGTGAATCGTTATCTTTACTCCTTGTGGAAGATGATCACTCTTTAAACGAAGAGCTTGGCATCTTTTTATCAGATTTTTTCGATACGATAGATTCATTTTATACTGCTGAAGAAGCATATGTCAAATACCTTACGACTTCATATGACTTAATCATCACCGATATTCAACTTCCCAATCAAAACGGTCTAGCTTTGGTTGAAAAGATCAAGAAAAAAAATCCTTCTCAAATGGTTATCGTGATCTCCGCTTATAAAGAAGTGGATTATTTTCTTAAAAGTATTGATCTTGGTATCTACAGTTTTCTGACCAAGCCTTTTGATTCTCAATTGCTGATCAATACCATGATCAAAGTGACGAATCAGCTTCAACACACAAAAGTCAAATCAGACACTACAACGGTACTTTTACACGAGGGTGTGAGCTTTGATCTGAAAACAAAAAGTTTACATGTAAAAGATGTTCAGCAAGAATTAACGGCAAAAGAGGAGCTTTTACTTTTTATTTTAGTGAAAAATGTAAATGCTTTTGTGCGCAATGAACAGCTGGCACAAGAAATATGGCAAAGCGATGAAGTCAACAACTCAACACTGCGAGCCCTTGTCAAGCGGGTGCGGGACAAACTAGGGTACGATGATTGTATCACCAATCTTAAAAATAGAGGTTATAAACTTACTGCACATCTTTCTTAG
- a CDS encoding sensor histidine kinase has protein sequence MIQNTLSQLIKKEYVKSIIYPLLIIEAMLLWAYFGSNAYVSETNKNVLIEETKIHIKEISKRSATIINTEFKTISDITSLFQKTHENFFATYNPLHVNTKESGYTLTNTGVITNTKRGEDACTLFFSNAQKQTPHRLEKAIATEKLDTFYNSVLQTNENIAQVYFNSYDSMNRLCPFMPDALSQYAHDINIPTFNFYYLADAAHNPSKKVVWTDAYLDPAGLGWMISAIAPVYKGEFLEGVVGIDVTIEQLIKNILSIELPYVSMAMLVDEHGAILGMSEALEQHLGIKELKEHAYNAPIAKTISKPQDFNLLTNKTNPLAMALSRMVQENSDISVFHSKQADFLITQNTIPQTHWKFILLLDQDSLLATSTKLKAKTNFIGFIVLGVMALFYLIFLFVLISRADKFSRQILSPLYELIEATKKFKDKLTSTKLQRSNILEINTLLENFSAMSQELQELYDSMDKKIKEGVIENMETQKMMIYQSRLAQMGEMISMIAHQWRQPLGAISTVTASMKLKQSLKKFNLQSEQGRAEQEEFLINAIGKIENYIQFLTTTIDDFRNFFRPEQQQERSSLASIIERAIKIIGKSLDVHKIVLHVNNTSKQELITYETQLTQVLINILKNSQDAILEKKLENGTIWLNAYEDNALFVIEIEDNAGGIPESIMTKVFDPYFSTKAERNGTGLGLYMSKTIVEEHCHGSLYVENTPQGAKFIIKIRGEHSAN, from the coding sequence ATGATCCAAAATACCCTTTCGCAACTCATCAAAAAAGAGTACGTTAAATCGATTATATATCCATTATTAATTATCGAAGCGATGCTTCTTTGGGCTTATTTTGGAAGCAATGCGTATGTGAGTGAAACCAACAAAAATGTACTGATTGAAGAGACAAAAATACACATTAAAGAGATCAGTAAACGCTCCGCAACCATCATTAACACTGAATTTAAAACGATCTCTGACATTACCTCTCTTTTTCAAAAAACACATGAGAACTTTTTTGCCACCTATAACCCTTTACATGTAAATACAAAAGAGAGTGGTTATACCCTCACAAACACTGGGGTCATCACCAATACTAAAAGAGGCGAAGACGCATGCACCCTCTTCTTTTCAAATGCTCAAAAACAGACACCACACCGTCTTGAAAAAGCCATCGCTACAGAAAAATTAGATACATTTTACAATTCTGTTTTACAGACAAATGAAAATATCGCTCAGGTTTATTTTAATTCGTATGACTCCATGAACAGGCTCTGCCCTTTTATGCCAGACGCACTCAGCCAATATGCTCACGACATTAACATCCCAACATTTAACTTTTACTACCTCGCTGATGCAGCACATAACCCTTCCAAAAAAGTGGTTTGGACAGATGCTTATTTAGACCCTGCCGGGCTTGGTTGGATGATCAGTGCCATTGCTCCTGTCTATAAAGGAGAATTTTTAGAAGGTGTTGTGGGCATTGATGTTACCATTGAACAACTCATTAAGAACATTCTCTCCATTGAACTCCCCTACGTCTCTATGGCGATGCTTGTCGATGAACATGGCGCAATTTTAGGAATGAGTGAGGCACTTGAGCAACATTTGGGCATCAAAGAGCTCAAAGAGCACGCCTATAATGCGCCTATTGCAAAAACAATCAGCAAACCACAAGATTTTAATCTTTTGACCAACAAAACCAATCCGCTTGCCATGGCGCTGAGTCGGATGGTGCAAGAAAACAGTGACATCTCAGTGTTTCACAGTAAACAGGCTGATTTTTTAATCACACAAAATACGATCCCTCAGACACATTGGAAATTTATTTTGCTACTAGATCAAGACTCCTTGCTTGCTACTAGCACGAAACTTAAAGCAAAAACAAATTTTATCGGATTCATTGTGCTAGGGGTGATGGCACTTTTTTATCTTATCTTCCTTTTTGTGCTTATCTCCAGAGCCGATAAATTTTCAAGGCAGATTCTCTCTCCTTTGTATGAACTCATCGAAGCCACAAAAAAGTTCAAAGATAAACTTACCAGCACAAAATTGCAACGCTCTAACATTTTAGAGATCAACACGCTTCTGGAAAATTTTAGTGCCATGAGCCAAGAGCTTCAAGAATTGTACGACTCCATGGATAAAAAAATCAAAGAGGGTGTCATCGAAAACATGGAAACCCAAAAAATGATGATCTATCAATCACGCCTTGCACAGATGGGTGAAATGATCAGCATGATAGCCCATCAATGGCGTCAGCCGCTCGGTGCTATCTCAACGGTAACGGCAAGCATGAAACTCAAACAAAGTCTTAAAAAGTTTAATTTACAAAGCGAGCAAGGAAGAGCTGAGCAAGAGGAATTTTTGATAAATGCCATTGGTAAAATCGAAAACTACATTCAATTTCTTACCACAACCATTGATGATTTTAGAAACTTTTTTAGACCCGAGCAACAACAAGAGCGAAGCTCACTCGCTAGCATCATTGAGAGGGCTATCAAGATCATTGGGAAAAGTTTAGATGTTCATAAAATCGTTTTACATGTAAACAATACTTCCAAGCAAGAACTGATCACTTATGAGACCCAGTTAACACAAGTTTTAATCAATATTTTGAAGAATTCACAAGATGCCATACTCGAAAAAAAGTTAGAAAATGGTACTATATGGCTTAATGCGTATGAGGATAATGCCCTCTTTGTCATTGAAATCGAGGATAATGCTGGTGGCATTCCTGAATCAATCATGACTAAAGTATTTGATCCCTATTTTTCAACTAAAGCGGAGCGAAATGGTACGGGGCTTGGGCTTTATATGTCAAAAACGATTGTGGAAGAGCACTGTCATGGCTCTTTATATGTCGAAAATACGCCGCAGGGTGCAAAATTTATCATTAAAATTCGTGGAGAACACAGTGCAAATTAG
- a CDS encoding hybrid sensor histidine kinase/response regulator, giving the protein MQNTIDQLIAWSKELKVLYVEDDLALREEVSLFLSDIFADIDLAINGKEGLLKLAQNHYDLVITDIRMPVMDGVEMIEKIKELYPNQPILVTSAHNESEYLVKLINLGVNNFITKPIQSDQILNVLYTIVKYISHEKALNQYKNDLEIANEKLKKFTNMQSKSIDLKNSILKAYKEALDKATMVSLTDKNGVITDVNDNFCKATGYSKEEIIGKTHHLISHPSTSRALYKDLWQTILDKKTWQGIILNQTKNLTPLYHYTTIVPILNHEDEIIEFIGILQDFTKQHDLNEQKSQDNLHLALNVKEDELLKHIPFPSVFIDNNLTFQAYNKLFEEVVSNHIDESLLGKLTTHELQLKALIDFEEMDLFNNVEEIKNNWPYDGDITFKGVVKSIGHMLCVLVKISDYEANRFLVCIVKEEDFELCCQVQER; this is encoded by the coding sequence ATGCAAAACACGATCGACCAGCTTATTGCTTGGAGTAAAGAGCTCAAAGTTTTATACGTCGAAGATGACCTTGCTCTGCGTGAAGAAGTCAGCTTATTTTTAAGTGATATTTTTGCCGATATTGACCTCGCAATCAATGGAAAAGAAGGGCTTTTAAAACTTGCTCAAAACCATTACGATCTCGTTATTACCGATATTCGTATGCCTGTCATGGATGGCGTTGAGATGATTGAAAAGATTAAAGAGCTGTACCCTAATCAGCCCATTCTTGTAACATCCGCACACAATGAAAGCGAATACCTTGTTAAACTCATCAATTTGGGTGTCAACAATTTTATCACCAAGCCTATTCAAAGTGACCAAATACTCAATGTTCTTTACACGATTGTCAAATACATTTCCCATGAAAAAGCACTGAACCAATACAAAAATGATTTAGAGATTGCCAATGAAAAACTTAAAAAATTTACGAACATGCAATCCAAATCGATTGATCTTAAAAATTCCATCCTAAAAGCCTACAAAGAGGCTTTGGATAAAGCAACAATGGTTTCACTCACGGATAAAAATGGTGTTATCACAGACGTCAATGATAATTTTTGCAAAGCAACAGGTTATAGTAAAGAAGAGATCATAGGCAAAACACATCATCTTATCAGCCATCCTTCAACCAGTAGAGCACTCTATAAAGATCTTTGGCAAACTATTTTAGACAAAAAGACATGGCAGGGGATCATACTTAACCAAACGAAGAACCTCACACCTCTGTATCACTACACAACCATTGTACCTATTTTAAATCATGAGGATGAAATTATTGAATTTATTGGCATCCTTCAAGATTTTACAAAACAACACGATCTGAATGAGCAAAAAAGTCAAGATAATCTACACCTTGCTCTGAATGTTAAAGAAGATGAACTCTTAAAACACATTCCTTTCCCTTCTGTCTTTATCGATAATAATCTCACGTTTCAAGCCTACAACAAACTTTTTGAAGAGGTCGTGAGTAACCATATTGATGAGAGCTTACTCGGCAAGCTTACGACGCACGAGCTTCAACTCAAAGCATTGATCGATTTTGAAGAGATGGATCTGTTTAACAACGTTGAAGAGATAAAAAACAACTGGCCGTATGATGGGGATATCACCTTTAAAGGAGTTGTTAAATCGATAGGACATATGCTCTGCGTTTTGGTTAAAATAAGTGACTATGAAGCTAACCGATTTTTAGTTTGCATTGTTAAAGAAGAGGATTTTGAATTATGCTGCCAAGTTCAAGAGAGATAA
- a CDS encoding EAL domain-containing protein has protein sequence MQISLTDLVNITSPLRILYVEDDVILRENTVALLRDLFSEIDEASDGMEALKCYKDRPNGYDIVITDLNMPHMNGMDLIRNIQAINPKQPIIVVSAHNETEYFLESIRNNVNGYILKPIDFDQLIETLYKVSSLVKERYEKASNQAHLQQKLDEQTKQLAENYQLVHNFLTIDKVTKLQNATMLYNFLDHIPQNHLMTIILYNIDNFSFINQTYGADFADEALFKVGEYLQYNLSQDVHLYRYNSDEFVIIFDPQIINPEFVAIQIQAFFRETPIGEYENQPVYITLSCGIATANSTASLLPNARIALREARMRGVPNQYNIYNTQDVFLKRAKIETTWIQKFRIALEEDRVVPYFQPIVDNHTCQIVKYECLARIEDDGEIISPANFLEAARRSGLMSNLTRSMINKSFKIFAGQNVAFSLNITNEDLLNQTFIDFLQAKQKLYKIDPSLVTFEILEDIIISDINRVPLQNLHVLKTMGYLLALDDFGSDRSNFNRLENVGVDFLKIDGQFIKGIDTNPRNQDIVESIASMAKKIGMQVVAEFVATKEEFEMVAKLGVDFSQGYFFNAPLEFLPKKDVQ, from the coding sequence GTGCAAATTAGCCTTACCGATCTTGTTAACATCACCTCACCATTACGCATTTTATACGTTGAAGACGATGTAATACTACGAGAAAATACGGTGGCATTGTTACGAGATCTTTTCAGTGAAATCGACGAAGCAAGCGATGGAATGGAAGCGCTGAAATGCTATAAAGATCGCCCCAACGGTTATGATATTGTCATTACCGATCTTAATATGCCCCACATGAATGGGATGGATCTCATCCGAAATATTCAAGCAATCAACCCAAAACAACCTATTATTGTCGTCTCCGCACATAATGAAACAGAGTACTTTTTAGAGAGTATTCGCAATAACGTCAATGGCTATATTCTGAAGCCTATCGACTTTGATCAACTCATAGAAACACTCTATAAGGTTTCTTCTTTAGTGAAAGAGCGCTACGAAAAAGCCTCCAACCAAGCTCATTTACAACAAAAATTAGATGAGCAGACGAAACAACTTGCTGAAAATTATCAACTTGTCCATAATTTTTTAACCATAGACAAAGTCACGAAACTACAAAATGCCACAATGCTTTACAACTTTTTAGATCACATACCGCAAAATCATCTCATGACGATCATACTTTATAATATCGATAATTTTAGCTTTATTAACCAAACATATGGAGCAGATTTTGCTGATGAGGCACTCTTTAAAGTAGGAGAATATTTACAATACAATCTCTCTCAAGATGTGCATTTATACCGATACAACTCAGACGAATTTGTCATTATTTTCGACCCACAGATTATTAACCCTGAATTTGTTGCTATTCAAATCCAAGCCTTTTTCAGAGAAACACCTATTGGAGAGTACGAAAATCAACCTGTTTACATTACCCTTTCGTGTGGTATTGCAACGGCAAATTCGACTGCTTCACTGCTTCCAAATGCACGTATCGCTCTTAGAGAAGCACGTATGCGAGGTGTTCCAAATCAATACAACATCTACAATACCCAAGATGTTTTTCTCAAACGTGCCAAAATTGAAACCACATGGATTCAAAAGTTTCGCATCGCTTTAGAAGAAGACCGTGTTGTGCCCTACTTTCAGCCTATTGTTGATAATCACACGTGTCAAATTGTCAAATACGAATGTCTTGCACGCATTGAAGATGATGGAGAGATTATTTCACCCGCAAACTTCCTAGAAGCTGCCAGACGCAGTGGACTTATGAGCAATTTAACACGCAGTATGATCAACAAATCCTTTAAAATATTTGCAGGACAAAACGTAGCATTTTCACTGAATATCACCAACGAAGACCTTCTCAATCAGACGTTTATAGACTTTTTACAAGCCAAGCAAAAGCTCTACAAAATTGATCCCTCTTTAGTCACTTTTGAGATACTAGAAGACATTATCATCAGTGACATCAACCGTGTGCCACTTCAAAATCTACACGTACTCAAAACAATGGGCTACCTTCTTGCTCTTGATGATTTTGGCAGTGATCGTTCAAACTTTAATCGTTTGGAAAATGTGGGCGTGGATTTTCTCAAAATCGATGGACAGTTTATTAAAGGAATCGACACAAATCCGCGAAATCAAGACATTGTAGAATCGATTGCTTCGATGGCAAAAAAAATTGGGATGCAAGTCGTTGCAGAGTTTGTCGCAACCAAAGAAGAGTTTGAAATGGTCGCAAAACTGGGTGTGGATTTTTCCCAAGGCTACTTTTTCAATGCACCTTTAGAGTTTCTCCCTAAGAAAGATGTGCAGTAA